In the Aneurinibacillus soli genome, one interval contains:
- a CDS encoding MFS transporter, whose amino-acid sequence MKTNQIIEGKRISSWIMFLLASSCGLIVANLYYAQTLVGPISVSIGLSSAAAGFIVTLTQIGYVAGLLFIVPLSDIIENRRLVAVSLIVVVCALLTATFVPNALIFLTASLFIGLGSVVAQILVPYAAHLASEEQRGRVVGNVMSGLLLGIMLARPLASFITSIWGWQTVFALSAIVIALLAVLLSRILPERKPSPTINYGKLIVSLGALLKQTPILRRRGIYQACLFGAFSLFWTVVPLRLVDEFGMSQQGIALFALAGVGGAIAAPIAGRLADKGWTGFLTGLAMIIATLSFLMAYLFQGHSTTALILLILAAIMLDAAVSGNLVLGQRAIYSLGSEARGRLNGLFMSIFFIGGAIGSSLGGWSYAHGGWSFTSLIGVVMPLLALLYFLTEKRNICKGR is encoded by the coding sequence ATGAAAACGAATCAAATTATCGAGGGTAAACGCATTTCAAGCTGGATTATGTTTCTGTTAGCATCCTCATGTGGTCTTATCGTTGCCAATCTTTATTATGCGCAAACTCTGGTAGGACCTATCAGTGTCTCTATAGGTCTTTCTTCCGCAGCAGCAGGATTTATTGTCACCTTAACACAAATCGGTTATGTTGCAGGGCTGCTGTTTATCGTACCGCTTAGTGACATTATTGAAAATCGGCGCCTCGTGGCAGTATCACTAATTGTTGTGGTATGTGCATTGCTTACGGCAACATTCGTACCCAATGCGCTAATTTTCCTGACTGCGTCCCTGTTTATTGGACTGGGATCTGTAGTAGCCCAAATACTGGTTCCCTATGCCGCCCATTTAGCGTCTGAAGAGCAGCGCGGCCGCGTGGTTGGAAACGTGATGAGTGGACTCTTACTCGGAATTATGCTTGCCAGGCCGCTGGCAAGCTTTATAACCAGCATTTGGGGATGGCAAACAGTATTTGCTTTGTCGGCGATTGTTATCGCCCTATTGGCGGTTCTGTTGTCACGTATTCTTCCTGAGCGTAAACCTTCACCTACGATAAACTACGGTAAATTAATTGTCTCTTTAGGCGCCCTTTTAAAACAAACGCCTATATTGCGTCGCCGGGGCATTTATCAAGCTTGTTTATTTGGAGCCTTTAGCCTGTTTTGGACTGTGGTTCCTTTACGATTGGTGGATGAATTCGGAATGTCCCAGCAAGGCATCGCATTGTTTGCATTAGCGGGTGTGGGAGGCGCGATAGCAGCACCTATAGCTGGAAGACTTGCGGATAAAGGCTGGACCGGATTTTTGACCGGATTGGCAATGATTATTGCCACCTTGTCTTTTTTGATGGCATATCTTTTTCAAGGCCATTCAACAACGGCTCTCATATTGCTCATTCTTGCCGCTATTATGCTGGATGCGGCCGTATCGGGAAATCTTGTACTTGGTCAGCGGGCGATTTATTCATTGGGGAGTGAAGCAAGAGGCCGACTGAACGGGCTTTTCATGTCTATATTCTTCATTGGCGGAGCAATTGGATCTTCTTTGGGCGGTTGGTCTTATGCCCATGGCGGCTGGAGCTTCACATCTCTAATTGGAGTTGTTATGCCTCTTTTAGCCTTACTTTACTTTCTTACTGAAAAAAGAAACATCTGCAAAGGACGTTGA